The Magnolia sinica isolate HGM2019 chromosome 9, MsV1, whole genome shotgun sequence genome contains a region encoding:
- the LOC131255281 gene encoding disease resistance protein RPM1-like, with amino-acid sequence MLRDIKTRIRKITERKDAYTLNKEQISSFNNMSNQCYDPRLDAFFIEEADLVGIDLPRSTLIGWLVNGDLRLSTISVVGMGGLGKTTLVKKVYDNQQVKKCFETYAWINVSQSFKAEELLQSMIKPFFEEKKDPSPQGLDAMKQVELIQVLRSYLQNKRYVLVLDDVWSTHAWNFIRNALPASNYNSRVMITTRKDHFASSSCVGLSDRIYNLQPLPPREAWSLFCKKAFHSNYENCCPPGLKKLSQSFVDKCQGFLLVIVTLCSLLSIKDKTYVEWEMIHRSLGSEFESDDNLRSMMKILFLSFNDLPYYLKSCFL; translated from the coding sequence ATGCTACGAGATATCAAAACCAGAATCCGTAAGATTACGGAGAGAAAAGATGCTTATACTCTCAATAAGGAGCAAATTTCAAGCTTCAACAACATGAGCAATCAATGTTATGATCCTCGATTGGATGCTTTTTTCATTGAGGAAGCTGATCTTGTGGGCATCGACCTTCCAAGGAGCACATTGATTGGATGGCTAGTCAATGGAGATTTGAGACTCTCAACAATTTCGGTGGTTGGGATGGGTGGCCTTGGCAAGACTACTCTAGTAAAGAAAGTCTATGATAATCAACAGGTGAAGAAATGTTTTGAAACATATGCTTGGATCAATGTCTCTCAATCGTTCAAAGCGGAGGAATTGCTTCAAAGCATGATAAAACCATTCTTCGAGGAGAAGAAAGATCCATCTCCCCAAGGATTAGACGCGATGAAACAGGTTGAGCTCATCCAAGTTCTAAGGAGCTATTTGCAGAACAAAAGGTATGTACTTGTTCTTGATGATGTATGGAGCACACATGCTTGGAATTTCATAAGAAATGCATTGCCTGCTAGCAATTATAATAGTAGGGTAATGATCACCACACGTAAAGATCATTTCGCATCATCTTCTTGCGTCGGACTCTCCGATCGCATCTACAATCTTCAACCTCTGCCTCCAAGAGAGGCTTGGTCTCTATTTTGCAAGAAGGCATTCCATTCGAACTACGAGAATTGTTGCCCTCCTGGATTGAAGAAGCTTTCTCAAAGCTTTGTAGATAAATGCCAAGGATTCCTGCTTGTGATTGTCACATTGTGTAGTCTTCTGTCAATCAAGGACAAGACGTATGTTGAGTGGGAGATGATTCACCGAAGCCTTGGATCGGAGTTTGAAAGTGATGACAATCTTAGAAGCATGATGAAAATATTATTCCTCAGTTTCAATGACTTGCCTTACTACCTGAAATCATGCTTCTTGTAG